A genomic stretch from Amycolatopsis sp. 195334CR includes:
- the dxs gene encoding 1-deoxy-D-xylulose-5-phosphate synthase has protein sequence MTLLDSVHGPADLKRLEPGELEQLAGEIRDFLVEKVCRTGGHLGPNLGVVELTMALHRVFDSPSDAIVWDVGHQSYVHKIVTGRHPGFDGLRQQGGLTGYPSRAESEHDLVENSHASAALSYVDGLAKAFELGGGGRHAVAVVGDGALTGGMCWEALNNIAAAPHRPVVIVVNDNGRSYSPTIGGLAEHLASLRLRPGYERLLDGGRELLRRTPIVGKPIYAALHAAKAGLKDAVSPQRMFADLGLKYVGPVDGHDLPALEKALHSAKAFGGPVIVHAVTEKGHGYPPAVNHEADQMHQTDPLDPETGLPPVKGPSWTGVFGDELAAIGEEREDVVAITAAMLRSTGLHKFAEAHPDRWFDVGIAEQHAVASAAGLAMGGMHPVVAIYATFLNRAFDQVLMDVALHRQAVTFVLDRAGITGPDGASHHGMWDLSLLGLVPGMRVAAPRDAVTLREELREAVAVSDGPTALRFSRGGVIESVPAVDRLGVVDVLRRPADGAGADVLLVAVGAFAKLGLAAADRLADQGIGVTVVDPRWVLPVPGELTALAEAHRLVVTVEDNGRHGGFGSLLAAAFRDADCAVPVRDLAVPQRFLEHGTRDEVLAEVGLTAQDVARKVTEWASNLVGQDARVNAPQD, from the coding sequence GTGACGTTGCTGGATTCCGTGCACGGACCGGCGGACCTGAAGCGGCTGGAACCCGGCGAGCTGGAGCAGCTGGCCGGGGAGATCCGGGACTTCCTGGTCGAGAAGGTGTGCCGGACCGGTGGTCACCTCGGCCCGAACCTGGGCGTGGTGGAGCTGACCATGGCCCTGCACCGGGTGTTCGACTCGCCGTCCGACGCGATCGTCTGGGACGTCGGGCACCAGAGCTACGTGCACAAGATCGTCACCGGCAGGCACCCCGGCTTCGACGGGCTGCGCCAGCAGGGCGGGCTGACCGGCTACCCCTCGCGCGCCGAGAGCGAGCACGACCTGGTGGAGAACAGCCACGCCTCGGCCGCTTTGTCCTATGTGGACGGCCTGGCGAAGGCGTTCGAGCTGGGTGGCGGCGGCAGGCACGCGGTGGCCGTGGTCGGCGACGGCGCGCTGACCGGCGGCATGTGCTGGGAGGCGCTGAACAACATCGCCGCCGCCCCGCACCGGCCGGTGGTGATCGTGGTCAACGACAACGGCCGCTCCTACTCGCCGACCATCGGCGGGCTCGCCGAGCACCTGGCCTCGCTGCGCCTGCGCCCCGGGTACGAGCGGCTGCTCGACGGCGGCCGCGAACTGCTGCGGCGCACCCCGATCGTGGGCAAGCCGATCTACGCCGCGCTGCACGCGGCCAAGGCCGGGCTCAAGGACGCGGTCAGCCCGCAGCGCATGTTCGCCGACCTCGGCCTCAAGTACGTCGGCCCGGTCGACGGCCACGACCTGCCCGCGCTGGAGAAGGCGCTGCACAGCGCGAAGGCCTTCGGCGGGCCGGTGATCGTGCACGCGGTGACCGAGAAGGGCCACGGTTACCCGCCCGCGGTCAACCACGAGGCCGACCAGATGCACCAGACCGATCCGCTGGACCCGGAGACCGGGCTGCCGCCGGTCAAGGGCCCGAGCTGGACCGGGGTGTTCGGCGACGAGCTGGCCGCGATCGGCGAGGAGCGCGAGGACGTGGTGGCGATCACCGCGGCCATGCTGCGCTCGACCGGGCTGCACAAGTTCGCCGAGGCCCACCCGGACCGCTGGTTCGACGTCGGGATCGCCGAGCAGCACGCGGTGGCCTCGGCCGCCGGGCTGGCGATGGGCGGGATGCACCCGGTGGTGGCCATCTACGCCACCTTCCTCAACCGCGCGTTCGACCAGGTGCTGATGGACGTGGCGCTGCACCGGCAGGCGGTCACCTTCGTGCTGGACCGGGCCGGCATCACCGGCCCGGACGGCGCCAGCCACCACGGCATGTGGGACCTGTCGCTGCTCGGCCTGGTGCCCGGGATGCGGGTGGCCGCGCCGCGTGACGCGGTGACCCTGCGGGAGGAGTTGCGCGAGGCGGTGGCCGTGTCCGACGGGCCGACCGCGCTGCGGTTCTCCCGTGGTGGCGTGATCGAGTCGGTGCCCGCGGTGGACCGGCTCGGCGTGGTCGACGTGCTGCGCCGCCCGGCCGACGGGGCCGGGGCAGACGTGCTGCTGGTGGCCGTCGGTGCCTTCGCCAAGCTCGGGCTGGCCGCCGCGGACCGGCTGGCCGACCAGGGCATCGGCGTCACCGTGGTGGACCCGCGGTGGGTGCTGCCGGTGCCCGGTGAGCTGACCGCGCTGGCCGAGGCGCACCGGCTGGTGGTCACCGTGGAGGACAACGGGCGCCACGGCGGCTTCGGCTCGCTGCTGGCCGCCGCCTTCCGGGACGCCGACTGCGCGGTGCCGGTGCGGGATCTCGCCGTGCCGCAACGCTTCCTGGAGCACGGCACGCGGGACGAGGTGCTGGCCGAGGTCGGGCTGACCGCGCAGGACGTGGCGCGCAAGGTCACCGAATGGGCCTCGAACCTGGTCGGCCAGGACGCTCGCGTCAACGCCCCGCAGGACTGA
- a CDS encoding aldehyde dehydrogenase family protein translates to MADFFIGGQWVASQAGNTREIRCPANGSLVAEVAEGTREDTEAAIAAARDAFDNGPWPSTPSWARGDVLLRVAQLLERDKASFARAESLDTGKRLVESEYDMDDIAACFRYFGKLAGQDAGRVVDTGNPDAISRITYEPVGVCGLITPWNYPLLQTAWKVAPALAAGNTFVLKPSELTPHTSIMLMRLLMEAGVPDGVANLVLGAGPEAGAPLSEHPDVDLVSFTGGLATGRIVAAAAAATVKKVALELGGKNPNVVFADADFDTAVDFALTAVFLHSGQVCSAGARLIVQEELHDRLVDEIVRRAEQIRIGGPFDPDAETGPLISAAHLAKVEDYVAKAIAEGAVLRTGGKRPEGEKFTGGHYYLPTVLDGVAQGSYAVREESFGPVLTVETFTDEDDAIRIANDTHYGLAGGVFTADVSKAQRVANRLRHGTVWINDYHPYLPQAEWGGFKQSGFGRELGPTGLAEYQEAKHVYQNTRPGPQHWFSGEQR, encoded by the coding sequence ATGGCGGACTTCTTCATCGGTGGGCAGTGGGTGGCCTCGCAGGCGGGGAACACCAGGGAGATCCGGTGCCCGGCCAACGGTTCACTGGTCGCCGAGGTCGCCGAAGGCACCCGCGAGGACACCGAGGCGGCCATCGCCGCCGCACGCGACGCCTTCGACAACGGGCCGTGGCCGTCCACGCCGAGCTGGGCACGCGGTGACGTCCTGCTCCGGGTGGCGCAGCTGCTGGAGCGCGACAAGGCGAGCTTCGCCAGGGCGGAATCGCTCGACACCGGCAAGCGGCTGGTGGAGAGCGAGTACGACATGGACGACATCGCCGCCTGCTTCCGCTACTTCGGCAAGCTCGCCGGGCAGGACGCCGGCCGGGTGGTCGACACCGGCAACCCCGACGCGATCAGCCGGATCACCTACGAGCCGGTCGGGGTGTGCGGGCTGATCACGCCGTGGAACTACCCGCTGCTGCAGACCGCCTGGAAGGTGGCCCCGGCGCTGGCCGCGGGCAACACCTTCGTGCTCAAGCCGAGCGAGCTGACCCCGCACACCTCGATCATGCTGATGCGCCTGCTGATGGAGGCCGGCGTGCCGGACGGGGTGGCCAACCTGGTGCTGGGCGCCGGGCCCGAGGCGGGCGCGCCGCTGTCCGAGCACCCGGACGTGGACCTGGTCTCGTTCACCGGCGGGCTGGCCACCGGCCGGATCGTCGCCGCGGCCGCCGCGGCCACGGTCAAGAAGGTGGCGCTGGAACTCGGCGGCAAGAACCCGAACGTGGTCTTCGCCGACGCCGACTTCGACACCGCGGTGGACTTCGCGCTGACCGCGGTGTTCCTGCACTCCGGCCAGGTCTGCTCGGCCGGGGCGCGGCTGATCGTGCAGGAGGAGCTGCACGACCGGCTGGTCGACGAGATCGTGCGCCGCGCCGAGCAGATCCGGATCGGCGGGCCGTTCGACCCGGACGCCGAGACCGGGCCGCTGATCTCCGCCGCGCACCTGGCCAAGGTCGAGGACTACGTGGCCAAGGCGATCGCCGAGGGCGCCGTGCTGCGCACCGGCGGGAAGCGGCCCGAGGGCGAGAAGTTCACCGGTGGCCACTACTACCTGCCGACCGTGCTGGACGGCGTCGCGCAGGGCAGTTACGCGGTCCGCGAGGAGTCGTTCGGGCCGGTGCTGACCGTGGAGACCTTCACCGACGAGGACGACGCGATCCGCATCGCCAACGACACGCACTACGGCCTGGCCGGCGGGGTGTTCACCGCGGACGTGTCCAAGGCGCAGCGCGTGGCGAACCGCCTGCGGCACGGCACCGTCTGGATCAACGACTACCACCCGTACCTGCCGCAGGCCGAGTGGGGTGGGTTCAAGCAGTCCGGGTTCGGCCGCGAACTGGGCCCGACCGGGCTCGCCGAGTACCAGGAAGCCAAGCACGTGTACCAGAACACCCGCCCGGGCCCGCAGCACTGGTTCTCCGGGGAGCAGCGCTAA
- a CDS encoding class I SAM-dependent RNA methyltransferase, with product MSESWRGRRIELEIGAVAHGGHCVARAEGRVVFVRHGLPGERVVAEITEDKGGSFCRADAVEVLTAAPERVEPPCPLSGPGRCGGCDWQHASPAAQRELKGAVIAEQLRRLAGLERSVEVEEMPGGPLGWRTRVRLVAGRDGRAGLRAHRSHRVIPLADNGCPITVPGALDEVLARTWRPGSEIEVAADGDRQVHVDSAGVAVQHAAGRDWRLDAHGFWQVHPAAADTFARVVGEWARAPRTGRVWDLYAGVGLFASVLAEQVGERGNVLAVESGDRAVVDGTANLVDLPQVHWRSGRVEDVLDSLDPDDERPDVVVLDPPRKGAGKAVVDAIAEGSPERVVYVACDPAALARDVATFGEHGYELAGLRAFDAFPMTHHVECIALLR from the coding sequence ATGAGCGAGAGCTGGCGCGGTCGCCGGATCGAACTGGAGATCGGCGCGGTGGCGCACGGCGGGCACTGCGTCGCGCGGGCCGAGGGCCGGGTGGTGTTCGTCCGCCACGGCCTGCCGGGGGAGCGGGTGGTCGCCGAGATCACCGAGGACAAGGGCGGCTCGTTCTGCCGGGCGGACGCGGTCGAGGTGCTCACCGCGGCGCCGGAGCGCGTCGAACCGCCGTGCCCGCTGTCCGGTCCCGGCCGGTGTGGTGGCTGCGACTGGCAGCACGCTTCCCCCGCGGCGCAACGGGAACTGAAGGGCGCGGTGATCGCCGAGCAGTTGCGGCGGCTGGCCGGGCTGGAGCGGTCCGTCGAGGTCGAGGAGATGCCGGGCGGGCCGCTGGGCTGGCGGACGCGGGTGCGCTTGGTGGCCGGTCGCGACGGTCGCGCGGGGCTTCGGGCGCATCGCAGCCACCGGGTGATCCCGTTGGCGGACAACGGTTGCCCGATCACCGTGCCCGGTGCGCTCGACGAGGTGCTGGCGCGGACGTGGCGCCCCGGCAGCGAGATCGAGGTCGCCGCGGACGGCGACAGACAGGTGCATGTGGACAGTGCCGGGGTCGCCGTCCAGCACGCGGCCGGGCGGGACTGGCGCCTGGACGCGCACGGGTTCTGGCAGGTGCACCCGGCGGCCGCGGACACCTTCGCCAGGGTGGTCGGGGAATGGGCGCGGGCGCCGCGCACCGGTCGTGTGTGGGACCTGTACGCGGGCGTGGGGTTGTTCGCCTCGGTGCTGGCCGAGCAGGTGGGCGAGCGGGGGAACGTGCTGGCGGTGGAGTCCGGTGACCGGGCGGTGGTCGACGGGACGGCGAACCTGGTGGACCTGCCGCAGGTGCACTGGCGGTCGGGCCGGGTGGAGGACGTGCTGGACTCGCTGGACCCGGACGACGAGCGGCCGGACGTGGTCGTGCTGGACCCGCCGCGCAAGGGGGCGGGGAAGGCCGTGGTGGACGCGATCGCCGAGGGGTCGCCGGAGCGGGTGGTTTATGTGGCTTGCGATCCGGCGGCGCTGGCGCGGGATGTGGCTACGTTCGGGGAGCACGGGTACGAGCTGGCGGGGTTGCGGGCTTTTGACGCGTTCCCGATGACGCATCACGTGGAGTGCATTGCTTTGTTGAGGTGA
- a CDS encoding GMC family oxidoreductase has product MSEEFDYVIVGGGTAGSVLAARLSEDSSVTVCLLEAGPSDVDDDAILRLDRWMGLLESAYDWDYLVEPQESGNSFLRHARAKVLGGCSSHNSCIAFWAPAEDLDEWASLGLPGWSAADIFPLYKELETNDGPGEHHGRSGPVTLRSVPPHDPVGVALLEACEQTGIPRTEFNSGKTVTHGANWFQINAREDGTRSSASVSYLHPIIGKRPNLEVKTGLRAKKLVFDGKRCVGVEYQAPDLLHSLEIRARREVIVSAGAIDSPKLLMLSGIGPAEHLREVGVEVLVDSPGVGENLQDHPEGLVQWEAKQPMVTESTQWWEIGIFTTTEPGLDRPDLMFHYGSVPFDLNTLRHGYPTTENGFCLTPNVTRSRSTGTVRLRTRDFRDRPKVDPRYFTDPHDMRVMTYGVRLAREIVAQPAMAAYAGAELAPGAEAQTDDEIADYLRKTHNTVYHPSCTVKMGSADDRLAPLDERLRVRGVEGLRVCDGSVMPFLVAVNPCITTMAIGERCADMIAEDARP; this is encoded by the coding sequence GTGAGCGAGGAGTTCGACTACGTCATCGTGGGCGGGGGGACCGCCGGTTCGGTGCTGGCGGCGCGCTTGTCGGAGGACTCGTCGGTCACCGTCTGCCTGCTCGAAGCCGGACCGTCCGATGTGGACGACGACGCGATCCTGCGGCTGGACCGGTGGATGGGCCTGCTGGAGTCGGCCTACGACTGGGACTACCTGGTCGAGCCGCAGGAGTCGGGCAACTCGTTCCTGCGCCACGCCAGGGCGAAGGTGCTCGGTGGTTGTTCCTCGCACAACTCGTGCATCGCGTTCTGGGCGCCGGCCGAGGACCTCGACGAGTGGGCCTCGCTCGGCCTGCCCGGCTGGTCGGCGGCGGACATCTTCCCGCTGTACAAGGAACTCGAGACGAATGACGGGCCGGGTGAGCACCACGGCCGGTCCGGTCCGGTGACGCTGCGCTCGGTGCCACCGCACGACCCGGTCGGCGTGGCGCTGCTGGAGGCCTGTGAGCAGACCGGTATCCCGCGCACCGAGTTCAACTCCGGCAAGACGGTGACGCACGGCGCGAACTGGTTCCAGATCAACGCCCGCGAGGACGGCACGCGTTCCTCGGCCTCGGTGTCGTACCTGCACCCGATCATCGGGAAGCGGCCGAACCTGGAGGTCAAGACCGGCCTGCGGGCGAAGAAGCTGGTCTTCGACGGCAAGCGCTGCGTCGGCGTCGAGTACCAGGCGCCGGATCTGTTGCACAGCCTCGAAATTCGCGCCCGTCGCGAGGTGATCGTGAGCGCCGGTGCGATCGACTCGCCGAAGCTGCTGATGCTGTCGGGCATCGGCCCAGCCGAGCACCTGCGCGAGGTGGGGGTCGAGGTGCTGGTGGACTCGCCCGGCGTCGGGGAGAACCTGCAGGACCACCCGGAGGGGCTGGTCCAGTGGGAGGCCAAGCAGCCGATGGTCACCGAATCCACGCAGTGGTGGGAGATCGGCATCTTCACCACCACCGAGCCCGGTCTCGATCGGCCGGACCTGATGTTCCACTACGGTTCGGTGCCGTTCGACCTGAACACCCTGCGGCACGGTTATCCCACCACGGAGAACGGCTTCTGCCTGACGCCGAACGTCACCCGCAGCCGCTCCACCGGCACGGTTCGCCTGCGCACCAGGGACTTCCGCGACCGGCCGAAGGTGGATCCGCGTTACTTCACCGACCCGCACGACATGCGCGTGATGACCTACGGCGTGCGCCTGGCCAGGGAGATCGTCGCGCAACCCGCGATGGCGGCGTACGCGGGCGCCGAACTGGCCCCCGGCGCCGAGGCTCAGACGGATGACGAGATCGCCGACTACCTGCGCAAGACGCACAACACCGTGTACCACCCCTCGTGCACGGTGAAGATGGGCAGCGCGGACGACCGGCTGGCCCCCTTGGACGAACGCCTGCGGGTCCGGGGAGTCGAGGGCCTCCGCGTGTGCGACGGCTCGGTCATGCCGTTCCTGGTCGCGGTGAACCCGTGCATCACCACCATGGCCATCGGCGAACGCTGCGCCGACATGATCGCCGAAGACGCCCGGCCCTGA
- a CDS encoding acyltransferase, protein MKQRYQLDVYRALAAVAVAVFHAYQSNRTAHWPLEGTVWHEVLLATDLFVAMFFVLSGFLLGIPVARAALGHSEPRPARVFLVKRIARLVPLYFLVVLLVWTLTNPEFPGNWRDLVLHLTFTHVYSDDYIFWTNGPAWSLADEMHFYLLLAVLGPLAYRLCARFAGARTKLAVLCAGAGTLVAISLGYKVLAKYAWDVPSDRWSVWFGPLAKLDLFAIGLLMAVASAAGFRLAARWQRAGFALTGAALVYLAHTAGLSEAFAHTVVGLGCALVITSTTMTTAAPPRFLSWRPLVTVGVASYSVYLWHEPVLRVLGSSGLLPARGTPLAFVVTALCLLLVVIPLAIFSYHAIEKVGMKLAATIDGRGRARNYYPELDRLSTWEPTPR, encoded by the coding sequence GTGAAGCAGCGTTACCAGCTCGATGTCTACCGCGCGCTGGCGGCGGTCGCGGTCGCGGTGTTCCACGCCTACCAGTCCAACCGCACCGCGCACTGGCCGCTGGAAGGCACGGTGTGGCACGAGGTCCTGCTCGCCACCGACCTGTTCGTGGCGATGTTCTTCGTGCTCTCCGGTTTCCTGCTCGGCATCCCGGTTGCCCGCGCCGCGCTCGGGCACAGCGAACCCAGACCCGCCAGGGTGTTCCTGGTGAAGCGGATCGCCCGCCTGGTGCCGCTGTACTTCCTGGTGGTGCTGCTGGTCTGGACGCTGACCAATCCCGAGTTCCCCGGGAACTGGCGGGATCTGGTGCTGCACCTGACCTTCACGCACGTCTACAGCGACGACTACATCTTCTGGACCAACGGCCCGGCCTGGTCGCTCGCCGACGAGATGCACTTCTACCTGCTGCTGGCCGTGCTCGGCCCGCTCGCCTACCGGTTGTGCGCGCGATTCGCCGGTGCGCGGACGAAACTGGCCGTGCTGTGCGCCGGTGCCGGCACCCTGGTCGCGATCAGCCTGGGGTACAAGGTCCTGGCGAAGTACGCCTGGGACGTGCCGTCCGACCGGTGGTCGGTCTGGTTCGGCCCACTGGCCAAACTGGACCTGTTCGCCATCGGCCTGCTGATGGCGGTCGCGTCGGCGGCCGGGTTCCGGCTCGCCGCGCGCTGGCAGCGCGCCGGGTTCGCGCTCACCGGCGCGGCACTGGTCTATCTGGCACACACGGCCGGGCTCTCGGAAGCCTTCGCGCACACCGTGGTCGGCCTCGGCTGCGCGCTGGTGATCACCAGCACCACGATGACCACCGCCGCCCCGCCGCGGTTCCTGAGCTGGCGCCCGCTGGTGACCGTCGGTGTCGCCAGCTACAGCGTGTACCTGTGGCACGAACCGGTGTTGCGGGTGCTCGGGTCCAGCGGGCTGCTGCCCGCCCGCGGTACCCCGCTCGCCTTCGTGGTCACCGCGCTCTGCCTGCTGCTGGTGGTGATCCCGCTGGCGATCTTCAGCTACCACGCGATCGAGAAGGTCGGCATGAAGCTGGCCGCGACGATCGACGGCCGGGGCCGGGCGCGGAACTACTACCCGGAACTCGATCGACTGTCCACCTGGGAGCCCACACCGCGTTAG
- a CDS encoding glycosyltransferase: MPIPAARGSLPALAPAEHWHHQTARALSGPAAHRRPPVVAVVRFVEAPRIESRFGHKGVDRVLEEVAWMLRPELSEQEHLAPDGHGGLVLTLRGAAAWQVRARLEGVSTRLARLPVRLGDDHLAVTPVIGWADAADRPACTDPDQLVRRATEAVELATGQVDLIPRRWTPAPPARHAKRSSGGPLRTVLQALATVLIGVVAPFAGLILAYRAGVDLGTPAYLLVTVSLVVTSVVIWVENLHALDPDRPPDSPASPQPAASAIIPAYLPNEAATIVDTLHAFLRQDYDAPLQIILAYNTPQPLPVEDDLRALAAEDPRLVVMEVPYSTSKAQNVNAALEVVTGEFVGVFDADHHPAPNAFDRAWRWISHGADVVQGHCVIRNGSASWVSRTVAVEFESIYAVSHPGRTKLHGFGIFGGSNGFWRTQVLHETRMHGQMLTEDIDSSMRVLLSGRTVRNDPALVSRELAPATLSALWKQRIRWAQGWFQVSRRHLRNALRSDELTARNKLGITFLLGWREVFPWLALQMIPVIGYIAWREGGITEMDWFVPTFVLCTLYTFSAGPSQVLFAWRLAAPEVRKHPRWFLAYLVVSLVFYTEFKNHVARVAQLKELTGERKWAITPRQVPVRGENA, from the coding sequence GTGCCGATTCCCGCTGCTCGCGGATCGCTGCCGGCGTTGGCGCCGGCCGAACACTGGCACCACCAGACCGCACGCGCGCTCAGCGGACCGGCCGCGCACCGGCGCCCGCCGGTGGTCGCGGTGGTCCGGTTCGTCGAGGCGCCGCGCATCGAATCCCGCTTCGGGCACAAGGGCGTGGACCGCGTGCTCGAGGAAGTCGCCTGGATGCTGCGGCCGGAGCTGTCCGAGCAGGAGCACCTGGCCCCGGACGGGCACGGCGGGCTGGTGCTCACCCTGCGCGGCGCGGCCGCCTGGCAGGTCCGCGCCCGGCTGGAGGGCGTGTCCACCCGGCTGGCCCGGCTGCCGGTCCGCCTCGGCGACGACCACCTCGCGGTCACCCCGGTGATCGGCTGGGCCGACGCCGCCGACCGGCCCGCCTGCACCGATCCCGACCAGCTGGTGCGGCGCGCCACCGAAGCGGTCGAGCTGGCCACCGGCCAGGTCGACCTGATCCCGCGCCGGTGGACCCCGGCACCACCCGCCCGGCACGCCAAGCGCTCCTCCGGCGGGCCGTTGCGGACCGTGCTGCAGGCGCTGGCCACCGTGCTGATCGGCGTGGTGGCGCCGTTCGCCGGGCTGATCCTGGCCTACCGCGCCGGGGTCGACCTCGGCACGCCCGCCTACCTGCTGGTGACCGTCTCGCTGGTGGTCACCTCGGTGGTGATCTGGGTGGAGAACCTGCACGCGCTCGACCCGGACCGGCCACCGGACTCCCCCGCCTCGCCGCAGCCCGCCGCGTCCGCGATCATCCCGGCCTACCTGCCGAACGAGGCCGCCACCATCGTCGACACCCTGCACGCGTTCCTGCGCCAGGACTACGACGCCCCGCTGCAGATCATCCTGGCCTACAACACCCCGCAGCCGCTGCCGGTCGAGGACGACCTGCGGGCGCTGGCCGCCGAGGACCCGCGGCTGGTGGTGATGGAGGTGCCGTACTCGACCTCCAAGGCGCAGAACGTCAACGCCGCCCTCGAGGTGGTCACCGGGGAGTTCGTCGGCGTGTTCGACGCCGACCACCACCCGGCGCCCAACGCCTTCGACCGCGCCTGGCGGTGGATCTCGCACGGCGCCGACGTGGTGCAGGGCCACTGCGTGATCCGCAACGGTTCGGCCTCCTGGGTTTCGCGCACGGTCGCGGTGGAGTTCGAGTCGATCTACGCGGTCAGCCACCCCGGCCGCACCAAGCTCCACGGGTTCGGCATCTTCGGTGGCTCCAACGGGTTCTGGCGCACGCAGGTGCTGCACGAGACCCGGATGCACGGCCAGATGCTGACCGAGGACATCGACTCCTCGATGCGCGTGCTGCTGTCGGGCCGGACCGTGCGCAACGATCCGGCGCTGGTGAGCCGGGAACTGGCGCCCGCCACGCTTTCGGCGTTGTGGAAGCAGCGGATCCGCTGGGCGCAGGGCTGGTTCCAGGTGTCGCGGCGGCACCTGCGCAACGCGCTCAGGTCGGACGAACTGACCGCGCGCAACAAGCTCGGCATCACCTTCCTGCTCGGCTGGCGCGAGGTGTTCCCGTGGCTGGCGCTGCAGATGATCCCGGTGATCGGCTACATCGCCTGGCGCGAAGGCGGGATCACCGAAATGGACTGGTTCGTGCCCACGTTCGTGTTGTGCACGCTCTACACCTTCTCCGCCGGGCCGAGCCAGGTGCTGTTCGCGTGGCGGCTGGCCGCCCCCGAAGTGCGCAAGCACCCGCGGTGGTTCCTCGCCTACCTCGTGGTTTCGCTGGTGTTCTACACCGAATTCAAGAACCACGTGGCGCGCGTGGCGCAGCTGAAGGAACTCACCGGGGAGCGCAAGTGGGCGATCACCCCGCGGCAGGTACCGGTGCGGGGTGAGAACGCGTGA
- a CDS encoding APC family permease: MSQTDDGLAGFGYKQELERTLGNFHTFAAGISYISILTGTFQLFYFGFSFGGPAYWWSWPLVFAGQLMVALSFAELAAHYPVAGSIYNWSKRLGSQHVAWLAGWMMLTASIVTIASVALAYQITLPQILDFFQFVENPAVNAVILGSALILFTTLVNAWGVKLMAMINSAGVFIELIAAVLLIVLLAANITRGPEVVMETQDTGAGHSMGYLGAFLVASLASTYVMYGFDTASSLGEESHNPRRNAPKAILRALIASFVIGGLILLFALMSVSDINNPEIATGGLQFIVLDVLGSTVGKIFLITVVIAITVCNLAVQSAAIRMMFAMARDNALPAGSKLARISPKTKTPVIPAVVTGVLALVILVVNINQPQIFTVITSIGIIMIYIAYLLVTVPMLVKRFRGQWPPPETPGVKYFSLGKFGLPVNILGVLWGAGIVVNLAWPRRDVYNATEPYHWYLEWGAVLFVGGVAVLGFAYYWFRLRHRTGILDDHRAEVPETQEETA, from the coding sequence ATGAGTCAGACCGACGACGGCCTGGCAGGTTTCGGCTACAAGCAGGAGCTGGAGAGAACACTCGGGAACTTCCACACCTTCGCGGCCGGCATCTCCTACATCTCCATCCTCACCGGCACGTTCCAGCTGTTCTACTTCGGCTTCAGCTTCGGCGGCCCGGCCTACTGGTGGTCGTGGCCGCTGGTGTTCGCCGGGCAGCTGATGGTGGCGCTGTCCTTCGCCGAACTGGCCGCGCACTACCCGGTGGCCGGCTCGATCTACAACTGGTCGAAGCGGCTCGGCAGCCAGCACGTGGCGTGGCTGGCCGGGTGGATGATGCTGACCGCGTCGATCGTGACCATCGCTTCGGTGGCGCTGGCGTACCAGATCACGCTGCCGCAGATCCTGGACTTCTTCCAGTTCGTGGAGAACCCCGCGGTGAACGCGGTGATCCTCGGCTCGGCGCTGATCCTGTTCACCACCCTGGTCAACGCCTGGGGGGTGAAGCTGATGGCGATGATCAACAGCGCCGGGGTGTTCATCGAGCTGATCGCCGCGGTGCTGCTGATCGTGCTGCTGGCGGCCAACATCACCCGCGGGCCCGAGGTGGTGATGGAGACGCAGGACACCGGGGCCGGGCACAGCATGGGGTACCTCGGCGCGTTCCTGGTGGCTTCGCTCGCCTCGACCTACGTGATGTACGGCTTCGACACGGCCAGCTCGCTCGGCGAGGAGTCGCACAACCCGCGCCGCAACGCGCCGAAGGCCATCCTGCGCGCGCTGATCGCCTCGTTCGTGATCGGCGGGCTGATCCTGCTGTTCGCGCTGATGTCGGTGAGCGACATCAACAACCCGGAGATCGCCACCGGCGGGCTCCAGTTCATCGTGCTCGACGTGCTGGGCAGCACGGTGGGCAAGATCTTCCTGATCACCGTGGTCATCGCGATCACCGTGTGCAACCTGGCGGTGCAGTCGGCGGCGATCCGGATGATGTTCGCGATGGCGCGCGACAACGCGCTGCCCGCCGGGTCGAAGCTGGCCCGGATCTCGCCGAAGACCAAGACCCCGGTGATCCCGGCGGTGGTGACCGGGGTGCTGGCGCTGGTGATCCTGGTGGTCAACATCAACCAGCCGCAGATCTTCACGGTGATCACCAGCATCGGCATCATCATGATCTACATCGCCTACCTGCTGGTGACCGTGCCGATGCTGGTGAAGCGGTTCCGCGGGCAGTGGCCGCCGCCGGAGACGCCCGGGGTGAAGTACTTCTCGCTGGGCAAGTTCGGGTTGCCGGTGAACATCCTCGGTGTGCTGTGGGGGGCCGGGATCGTGGTGAACCTGGCCTGGCCGCGGCGGGACGTCTACAACGCGACCGAGCCCTACCACTGGTACCTGGAGTGGGGCGCGGTGCTGTTCGTCGGCGGCGTGGCCGTGCTCGGCTTCGCCTACTACTGGTTCCGGCTGCGCCACCGCACCGGCATTCTCGACGACCACCGGGCGGAAGTCCCGGAGACACAGGAGGAAACCGCGTGA